The DNA sequence GCACCCTCAGGCAGTCCGACTGTGGCAAAGGAGGGCAGACCGGGAGCAATATCAACCTCAACCTCAACAATGAGACCTGAAACACCTTCTAAAGTGGCGCTAATTACCTGAGATAACATGCATTACACTCGATCACAAATAGTACATTCATAAATGGTTACCGATAATGACAGATCTTGCCGCAGTAGTTTCGAAAGGTCATTGTCTCCCCATGTTCAATACAATAGTCAGGAAGAAGCGGTATCTTTCCTCCACCCTCAGGGGCATCAATGGCATAGGTTGGTACTGCCAACCCGGATGTATGGCCAATTAACTGTTTCATGATATCCAACCCCTTTGCCACTGTCGTGCGAAAATGGTTGGTACCCTTTGTCATATCCGTTTGAAAAATATAATATGGCTTAACCCTAATCTGCAACAAACGCCGCATAAGGGTTTTCATAACTTCTGCATCATCGTTAACACCTTTCAACAACACTGTCTGACATCCCATCTGGATACCTGCATCTGCAAGTCGACCGCAGGCCTCCGCTGCCTCCGGAGTGATTTCAGCTGGGTGATTAAAATGGGTGTTAACGTATAAAGGATGATGTTTCTTTAACATCTGGGCAAATTTCTTGGTAATACGCATGGGCAGCACACACGGAACCCGGGTGCCCACACGAATTATCTCAACAGAACTCACTGCCCGAATTCTCGACAATATCGAATCCAGAGCTTCATCAGAAAGCAAAAACGGATCACCCCCGGAAACAAGAACATCTCTTACCGCCGGTGTGTTTTCCAGATATTCGATTCCGGCAGCAATTGTACTCTCCGATATTTTCATCCGACTGGTTCCGACTTTCCTCTTCCGGGTGCAAAACCTGCAGTAGACTGCACATTGGTTATGCACAAGAAAAAGAACCCGGTCCGGATATTTATGGATCAGATTTGGAACCGGACTTAAATTTTCTTCGTCCAGGGGATCCTCATAACAAACACCATCATGGAGTTCGTCAATATCAGGCACAACCTGTTTGAACAAGGGCGCCCCATGTTTTTTGATCAACCCCAGATAATAGGGATTAATCCGCATAGGATATCTCTCGGTAACCCTGTCAAGCCCAGGAAAATCTGTAGCGAAAACCTGCTCCAAACCAGTAATTGATGTGACACTTTTATTTACTAATTTCTGCCACGACATACGTTATAACGTCTCGATCGGTTCGTGTTTATGGAATGGTAACGAATAGAGGTTGTTATTTTTTCTTCTTATGAAGTATCATTTCATAATGAATCACCAACACAACCTACTTTAAATAAAAGTACAATACCTTTTCTGACAAGGAGAGTAAAAAATGCCAAGAGATGATTATGGTTTCAAATTTGATGACTACGGAAACACAGAAGCAATTCTTGTTTACAACCGTGGGTTCGGACTGTTTGGCAACTGTTATACATGTAAAGGCACTGCTTACACGGAAGAAGAACGGAACCAACTTGATTTGAACGCCTCGGTCCCACCATCTGTTCGTACCCTTGCAACACAAGTCAGAAATTCTGTAAACAAAGTAAATGCCAAGGAAAGCGACGTTGAAAAGTTTATCTATTTACGTGCACTTTTCGATCGTAACGCAACCCTGGCCCATGCGGTAATCGCTTCTGACATTGAGCGCTACATGAGGATTATTTATACCCCGGTAGTAGGTTATGCATGTCAGCATTACTCCTCAAT is a window from the Desulfobulbaceae bacterium genome containing:
- a CDS encoding KamA family radical SAM protein, translated to MSWQKLVNKSVTSITGLEQVFATDFPGLDRVTERYPMRINPYYLGLIKKHGAPLFKQVVPDIDELHDGVCYEDPLDEENLSPVPNLIHKYPDRVLFLVHNQCAVYCRFCTRKRKVGTSRMKISESTIAAGIEYLENTPAVRDVLVSGGDPFLLSDEALDSILSRIRAVSSVEIIRVGTRVPCVLPMRITKKFAQMLKKHHPLYVNTHFNHPAEITPEAAEACGRLADAGIQMGCQTVLLKGVNDDAEVMKTLMRRLLQIRVKPYYIFQTDMTKGTNHFRTTVAKGLDIMKQLIGHTSGLAVPTYAIDAPEGGGKIPLLPDYCIEHGETMTFRNYCGKICHYR